Proteins encoded together in one uncultured Desulfosarcina sp. window:
- a CDS encoding penicillin-binding protein activator LpoB, with translation MKKPNKRLFSLLGILTVILCMAGCTATTRTVSPEEQLAYDATYTFSDKKKIVHDLVESLRTQPPLGSTSDRPIIIVYGIANRTSEHIDTSGITDEIRKEILQTGKARFVNKSQRQNILAETDYQMGGAVAPETRIALARQVGAKYMLTGTLRSIEKEAPKQIRLKKKSYIYYSLNLELTSIETSLIEWADSVELVREASKPIIGW, from the coding sequence ATGAAAAAGCCAAACAAACGTCTTTTTTCGTTGCTGGGGATCCTGACCGTGATTCTTTGCATGGCGGGTTGTACGGCGACAACACGGACCGTATCGCCCGAAGAACAGCTGGCCTACGATGCCACGTACACCTTCTCGGACAAGAAAAAAATCGTCCACGATCTGGTGGAATCGCTGCGAACCCAACCGCCCCTTGGCTCGACTTCGGACCGCCCGATCATCATCGTATACGGCATTGCCAACCGGACATCCGAACACATCGACACCAGCGGCATCACGGACGAAATCCGCAAGGAGATCCTGCAGACCGGAAAGGCCCGTTTCGTCAATAAATCGCAGCGGCAAAATATCCTGGCGGAAACCGACTACCAGATGGGCGGTGCGGTGGCACCGGAAACCCGCATCGCGCTTGCAAGGCAGGTGGGAGCGAAATACATGCTGACCGGCACACTGCGCTCCATCGAAAAAGAAGCACCCAAACAAATCCGTCTGAAAAAGAAGTCTTACATCTATTACAGCCTCAATCTGGAACTCACCAGCATCGAAACCAGCCTCATCGAATGGGCGGACAGTGTGGAACTGGTCCGGGAGGCCTCCAAACCCATCATCGGGTGGTAG
- a CDS encoding tetratricopeptide repeat protein, with the protein MGIESVLGDSLSWGTATTILSERDATDIFSILASEDTKLEELSNTFLDAGITQYTNGDYEEAARSFAAAIAIYPDSDNNADTVKYLAQTYIELDEVDKAIETYETAIANDPTNADFRTALGQLYYSEERYDEAVAQYRKAVDIDDSSENRYSYGEALLKIEDYEEAEYQFEQVVKADPDSTAGYYGLGKTYSLMEEYDEAIKYFQEALEIDDEFYDAMAEIGYAYCDLGDFDAARDVLEELEDLDEDLADTLEEYIDQTENPEIDFAYASSTFPYQATSGYLLSNIDSYLENAGAELSMTMTFQFTKSMDASSVESIYNWSITRAESDNIAETYNYGDEIPSTEITLNYYPDYVLYDSDTGTATLGFTIRQNETADGTIDPSHIVFSFNGEDIYGVSMSEDGDEYSGFSGSA; encoded by the coding sequence ATGGGCATAGAGAGCGTACTGGGGGACTCACTCTCCTGGGGCACCGCGACAACGATATTGAGCGAAAGGGATGCCACGGATATTTTTTCCATCCTGGCCAGCGAGGACACCAAGCTCGAAGAGCTTTCCAATACGTTCCTGGATGCCGGCATTACCCAGTACACCAACGGCGACTATGAAGAGGCCGCCAGGTCGTTCGCGGCCGCCATCGCCATCTATCCGGATTCGGATAACAACGCCGATACCGTCAAGTATCTTGCCCAGACCTACATCGAACTCGATGAGGTCGACAAGGCCATCGAGACCTATGAAACCGCCATCGCGAACGATCCCACCAATGCCGATTTTCGCACGGCCCTGGGGCAGCTTTATTACTCCGAGGAGCGCTACGACGAAGCGGTCGCGCAATACCGCAAGGCGGTCGACATCGACGACAGCTCGGAAAACCGCTATTCCTACGGCGAAGCGCTGTTGAAGATCGAAGACTACGAAGAAGCCGAATACCAGTTCGAACAGGTGGTAAAAGCCGATCCCGACAGCACCGCCGGTTATTACGGGCTGGGCAAAACATACTCGCTGATGGAAGAGTACGACGAGGCCATCAAGTACTTCCAGGAGGCCCTGGAAATCGATGACGAGTTTTACGATGCCATGGCGGAAATCGGCTATGCCTATTGCGATTTGGGAGACTTCGACGCCGCCAGGGATGTTCTGGAAGAGTTGGAGGATCTGGATGAGGATCTGGCGGACACGTTAGAAGAGTATATCGACCAGACCGAGAACCCCGAAATCGACTTTGCCTATGCAAGCAGCACCTTCCCGTACCAGGCAACCTCCGGATATCTTTTGTCGAACATCGATTCGTACCTGGAAAACGCCGGGGCCGAACTCAGCATGACCATGACATTCCAGTTCACCAAATCCATGGATGCCTCGTCGGTGGAGAGTATCTACAACTGGAGCATCACCCGGGCCGAAAGCGACAACATCGCCGAAACGTACAACTACGGCGATGAAATCCCGTCCACCGAAATCACCCTCAATTACTATCCGGACTATGTGCTCTACGACTCCGATACCGGCACGGCCACCCTGGGCTTCACCATCCGGCAGAACGAAACCGCCGACGGCACCATCGACCCCTCGCATATCGTCTTTTCTTTCAATGGCGAGGACATTTACGGGGTGTCCATGAGCGAAGACGGCGACGAATACAGCGGATTTTCGGGGTCGGCATGA
- a CDS encoding ethanolamine ammonia-lyase subunit EutB, with translation MTAYGFTLGSHKYRFRDLKDLMAKASLLKSGDCLAGIAAATEEERMAARFALAELPLKTFLTEALVPYGDDEVTRLIMDRHDPLAFDPIAAMTVGDFRDWLLAYETDTQTLRSVAPGITPEMAAAVSKLMRNQDLILVASKIEVVTRFRTTIGRKGCLSTRLQPNHPTDDPRGIAVSILDGLLNGAGDAVIGINPVSDDISAATQLLQLLDELRQRHEIPVQSCVLTHITNTLAMMAKNRPVDLVFQSIAGTEAANTNFGINLNLLKEAHDAALALQRGSVGQNVMYFETGQGSALSADAHHGVDQQTLEARAYAVARQYDPLLVNTVVGFIGPEYLYDGKQIIRAGLEDHFCGKLLGLPMGCDICYTNHAEADQNDMDTLLTLLGAAGVNFIMGVPGADDVMLNYQSTSFHDANYLRQLMGLRCAPEFESWLQKMGLYDEKRRLMLDKNAMPLLDYLQEIES, from the coding sequence ATGACGGCCTATGGATTTACATTAGGATCCCATAAGTATCGATTTCGGGATTTAAAAGACCTGATGGCCAAAGCCAGCCTGTTGAAATCCGGAGATTGTCTGGCGGGCATCGCTGCTGCCACCGAGGAAGAGCGCATGGCCGCCAGATTCGCCCTGGCGGAACTGCCCTTGAAAACGTTTCTGACGGAGGCCTTGGTTCCCTATGGAGACGATGAGGTCACGCGCCTGATCATGGATCGCCATGATCCGCTGGCGTTCGATCCCATCGCGGCGATGACCGTCGGCGATTTCCGCGATTGGCTGCTGGCCTATGAAACCGACACCCAGACGCTGCGCTCCGTGGCCCCGGGCATTACGCCCGAAATGGCGGCGGCGGTCTCCAAACTGATGCGCAATCAGGATCTTATCCTGGTGGCCAGCAAGATTGAAGTCGTTACCCGCTTTCGAACCACCATCGGGCGGAAAGGGTGCCTGTCCACCCGCCTGCAGCCCAACCACCCCACCGACGATCCCCGGGGCATTGCGGTTTCCATTCTGGATGGGCTGCTCAATGGCGCGGGAGATGCCGTTATCGGCATCAACCCGGTCTCCGATGATATTTCGGCCGCCACGCAATTGCTGCAACTGCTGGATGAACTGCGGCAGCGCCACGAAATCCCGGTGCAGTCCTGCGTGCTGACGCACATTACCAATACCCTGGCGATGATGGCGAAAAACCGGCCTGTGGATCTGGTGTTCCAGTCCATTGCCGGCACCGAAGCCGCCAATACCAATTTCGGGATTAACCTTAATCTGCTGAAAGAAGCGCATGATGCCGCCCTCGCTTTGCAGAGAGGCAGCGTGGGACAAAACGTGATGTATTTCGAGACCGGTCAGGGAAGTGCCTTGTCCGCCGACGCGCATCACGGCGTCGACCAGCAGACGCTGGAGGCTCGCGCCTATGCCGTGGCCCGACAGTACGATCCCCTGCTGGTGAATACGGTGGTGGGGTTCATCGGGCCCGAATATCTCTATGACGGCAAGCAGATCATCCGTGCCGGGCTGGAGGATCACTTCTGCGGTAAACTGCTGGGCCTGCCCATGGGCTGCGACATCTGCTATACCAACCATGCGGAGGCGGATCAGAACGATATGGATACCCTGCTGACCCTGCTGGGCGCAGCCGGGGTCAACTTCATCATGGGGGTTCCCGGGGCCGATGATGTGATGCTGAATTACCAGAGCACCTCCTTCCACGATGCCAACTATCTGCGCCAGCTCATGGGGTTGCGCTGTGCGCCCGAATTTGAATCCTGGCTGCAGAAGATGGGCCTCTATGATGAGAAACGCCGGCTCATGTTGGATAAGAATGCCATGCCGCTGCTCGACTACCTGCAGGAAATTGAATCTTGA
- the eutC gene encoding ethanolamine ammonia-lyase subunit EutC: protein MKPSNALDRLKQLHELTPARIGLARAGSSISTREVLKFDLDHARARDAVHLPFDSATIEEALQVRELPVVQVHSAAADRSVYLQRPDLGRQLDEDSRRLLEPFRPPDGQDFDLGVVIADGLSARAIHTNAIPLLDQFRSLAIVHDLRWSPVVIASQARVAIADEIGEILNMRVSIILIGERPGLSAADSMGIYLTFAPRKGRTDAERNCISNIRPGGLGYQDAALKLESLIHEAFRRRLSGVFLKDLTITHQQS from the coding sequence ATGAAACCATCCAACGCGCTTGACAGGCTGAAGCAGCTCCATGAATTGACCCCCGCCCGAATCGGACTGGCCCGGGCGGGATCGAGTATTTCCACCCGGGAGGTGCTGAAATTCGACCTTGACCACGCCCGTGCCCGGGATGCCGTGCACCTGCCCTTTGATTCCGCGACTATCGAGGAAGCGCTGCAGGTCCGTGAACTGCCTGTTGTGCAGGTCCACAGCGCCGCAGCGGATCGGTCTGTTTATTTGCAGCGGCCGGATCTGGGGCGCCAACTGGATGAGGATTCCAGAAGATTGCTGGAACCGTTTCGTCCTCCGGATGGCCAGGATTTCGACCTTGGCGTGGTCATTGCCGACGGGCTGTCCGCCCGTGCCATTCATACCAACGCCATCCCTTTGTTGGATCAATTCCGTTCATTAGCGATTGTCCACGACTTGCGCTGGAGCCCGGTGGTGATCGCATCCCAGGCCCGGGTGGCCATCGCCGATGAGATTGGTGAAATTCTAAACATGCGGGTCAGCATCATTTTGATCGGCGAGCGGCCGGGGCTCAGTGCAGCGGACAGCATGGGCATTTACCTTACCTTTGCGCCCCGCAAAGGCCGCACCGACGCAGAGCGCAACTGCATCTCCAATATTCGTCCGGGAGGCCTGGGATATCAGGACGCCGCGCTCAAACTGGAAAGCCTGATTCACGAGGCCTTCAGGCGCCGGCTATCTGGTGTGTTTTTGAAAGATTTGACCATTACCCATCAGCAATCTTGA
- a CDS encoding secondary thiamine-phosphate synthase enzyme YjbQ, producing MPSTIFHFATIEVDLRTGIDIKDITDDLNRIIGRSGIENGTANACVVGSTGSLTTIEYEPGVVQDLKDAINRIAPKDIAYAHELAWHDGKGHSHVQAALLGPSIALPIRKGRLKLGTWQQVVAINHDNRSRKRLIEVTLIGV from the coding sequence ATGCCCTCCACCATTTTTCACTTTGCCACCATCGAAGTCGATCTGAGAACGGGAATCGACATCAAGGACATCACCGACGATCTGAACCGCATCATCGGACGCTCCGGGATTGAAAACGGAACCGCCAATGCCTGTGTGGTAGGCAGCACGGGCAGCTTAACTACGATTGAATATGAACCCGGGGTGGTTCAGGATCTGAAAGACGCGATCAACAGGATTGCGCCAAAGGACATTGCCTATGCCCATGAATTGGCCTGGCATGACGGCAAAGGCCACAGCCATGTGCAAGCCGCCTTGCTGGGGCCTTCGATTGCCCTGCCGATCAGGAAAGGTCGATTGAAATTGGGAACGTGGCAGCAGGTGGTTGCCATCAACCATGACAACCGCTCCCGAAAACGGCTGATCGAAGTTACGTTGATAGGCGTATAA
- a CDS encoding DNA internalization-related competence protein ComEC/Rec2 — MISIDPPTSSGIHYRPAIPVTLALIAGILLGEGLPGFSPVFLCMLVAAAAAGIIALRRNRSACGSPLLAILAAGYLSMVPWASPDFGPDHIVHYLDSGRWQIQGRVLEPPVFRLGRTRTVLDVEALSRQGQSQPVHGQIRLTVMGETELALGDRVALDANIRPLRNFNNPGGFDYRRYMAFKGIHGSVWVRAEKLRIVGTRPLPAATRIVHGLRGKLGRLIDAAGGPDDKEAQAVLKALVYGDRSGISSELRERFNRAGVGHLLAISGLHVGIVATVAYRCLVCLFSFCTPLLWRGWTRQWAAAATLFIVLAYGILAGMSPSTQRAVIMVAVFLVALILGRTHDILNTLAVAALAILVLSPTALFSISFQLSFTAVLAIVIGLQRFDFSEGAEFSYGRRIGKKVAGFVLVSALAIAGTAPVVLHYFNQTSLVGLAANLLLVPLVGFVAVPLGLTSTVVALVFETAAIPAFGLCIQILRLAMEIVDSFSGLSFAAAKTVTPSLLEMAIYYLAGWSLLNLGKARFAPWVLAAALITAAGDGIYWSHQRFWHRDLKVTAIDVGQGGATLMELPGGTEILYDGGGFSDNNLFDMGRQVVAPLLWRRKIATVDTLILSHPDADHLNGLIFIARHFNVRELWFNGDANTTWGFKTLMAVCREKKISVRRMDADSLPVTIGAVILTVFNPPAGFVDALSATDQQDRNDGSLVIKAAFGQTAFLSTGDITAEAEFNMLRRTDGNLASTVLFAPHHGSKSSSTPGLIQAVHPQTVVISAGAGNRFGFPHPEVTDRYRAAGCRVYCTGRHGAISMQSDGRRVSVRPFRTIP, encoded by the coding sequence ATGATTTCTATCGATCCTCCCACTTCCAGCGGAATTCATTACCGGCCGGCCATTCCCGTCACCCTGGCCCTGATCGCCGGCATCCTTCTGGGCGAGGGATTGCCGGGCTTTTCCCCCGTATTTCTGTGCATGCTGGTTGCCGCCGCAGCGGCGGGCATTATCGCCCTGCGGCGCAATCGGTCCGCCTGCGGGTCGCCCCTGCTGGCAATCCTGGCTGCCGGCTACCTCTCCATGGTGCCGTGGGCTTCCCCGGATTTCGGACCGGACCACATCGTCCACTATCTGGACAGCGGCCGCTGGCAGATTCAAGGACGCGTGCTCGAACCGCCCGTTTTCCGTCTCGGCCGCACCCGTACGGTGCTGGATGTCGAAGCCCTTTCCCGTCAAGGCCAATCCCAACCGGTGCACGGGCAGATTCGCCTGACCGTCATGGGCGAAACCGAGCTGGCCCTGGGCGACCGGGTGGCGTTAGACGCCAACATCCGTCCGCTGCGCAATTTCAACAATCCGGGGGGATTCGATTACCGCCGCTACATGGCCTTCAAGGGAATCCACGGAAGTGTCTGGGTTCGGGCCGAGAAACTTCGCATTGTCGGCACCCGCCCGTTGCCGGCCGCCACACGGATCGTTCATGGCCTGCGCGGCAAGCTCGGTCGCCTGATCGATGCGGCCGGCGGGCCCGACGACAAGGAAGCGCAAGCCGTGCTCAAGGCCCTGGTTTACGGCGACCGGTCGGGTATCAGCAGCGAATTGCGCGAACGCTTCAACCGGGCCGGCGTCGGTCACCTGCTGGCCATCTCCGGTCTGCACGTGGGCATCGTGGCGACGGTAGCCTATCGCTGCCTGGTCTGTCTTTTTTCCTTCTGCACCCCGCTGCTGTGGCGGGGGTGGACCCGCCAGTGGGCCGCCGCAGCGACCCTTTTCATCGTTCTGGCATACGGGATCCTGGCCGGTATGTCGCCGTCCACCCAGCGCGCCGTGATCATGGTCGCCGTTTTTCTGGTCGCCCTGATCCTCGGTCGCACCCATGACATCCTCAACACGCTTGCCGTGGCGGCCCTGGCAATCCTGGTTCTTTCTCCGACGGCCCTGTTTTCGATCTCTTTCCAGCTTTCCTTTACCGCCGTGCTGGCCATTGTGATTGGCCTTCAAAGATTCGATTTTTCCGAGGGCGCCGAATTCTCCTACGGCCGCAGGATCGGAAAAAAAGTGGCTGGGTTCGTTCTGGTTTCCGCGTTGGCTATCGCCGGCACCGCGCCGGTGGTTCTACATTATTTTAACCAGACTTCTCTGGTGGGCCTGGCAGCCAATCTGCTGTTGGTCCCCCTGGTGGGTTTTGTGGCGGTGCCCCTGGGCCTTACTTCCACCGTTGTCGCCCTTGTGTTCGAAACGGCGGCCATACCGGCCTTCGGGTTGTGCATCCAGATTCTTCGACTGGCCATGGAAATTGTGGACAGTTTTTCGGGGCTCTCTTTTGCCGCCGCGAAAACCGTAACGCCGTCCCTGTTGGAGATGGCGATCTACTACCTGGCCGGCTGGTCTCTGTTGAACCTGGGAAAAGCGCGTTTTGCACCGTGGGTACTGGCTGCGGCGCTGATCACAGCTGCCGGGGACGGAATCTACTGGTCCCATCAGCGCTTCTGGCACCGGGACCTCAAGGTGACGGCCATCGATGTCGGCCAGGGAGGCGCCACGCTCATGGAACTGCCCGGCGGAACCGAGATCCTATACGACGGCGGCGGGTTTTCGGACAACAACCTGTTCGATATGGGTCGGCAGGTGGTTGCCCCGCTTTTGTGGCGCCGCAAGATTGCCACGGTAGACACGCTGATTCTCTCCCACCCCGATGCCGACCATCTCAACGGGCTGATATTTATCGCCAGGCATTTCAACGTACGGGAGTTGTGGTTCAATGGGGACGCCAACACTACTTGGGGATTCAAGACGCTGATGGCCGTCTGCCGCGAGAAAAAAATTTCAGTGCGGCGAATGGATGCCGACAGCCTTCCGGTGACGATTGGGGCCGTCATCCTGACGGTTTTCAATCCACCGGCCGGTTTCGTAGACGCTTTATCCGCAACCGACCAACAGGACCGCAACGACGGTTCACTCGTGATCAAAGCCGCTTTCGGACAGACAGCGTTTCTTTCCACCGGGGATATCACGGCCGAAGCCGAATTCAACATGCTGCGGCGAACGGATGGAAACCTGGCCAGCACGGTGCTGTTCGCCCCTCACCACGGCTCCAAAAGTTCAAGTACGCCAGGCCTGATTCAGGCGGTACATCCGCAAACGGTGGTAATCAGCGCCGGGGCCGGCAACCGTTTCGGCTTTCCTCATCCCGAAGTGACCGACCGCTACCGGGCCGCCGGCTGCCGAGTTTATTGTACCGGCCGCCATGGCGCAATTTCCATGCAATCGGATGGCAGACGCGTTTCCGTCAGACCCTTTCGAACGATTCCGTGA
- a CDS encoding cyclic nucleotide-binding domain-containing protein, which translates to MYIRQTDLFWGLSQNAVNRVMGIAQREAFAEGDVLFGSRDAARYLFILARGEVSISMGDSKTHVCTVNQIGEAFGWGSLIERQTYGCRAVCTTPGVVLKLDRDRLLKLLDSDMESGYLFFKQLSRSLGERMIKAYRRVAGDQ; encoded by the coding sequence ATGTATATCCGACAAACGGATCTGTTTTGGGGCCTGAGCCAGAACGCCGTAAACCGTGTTATGGGCATTGCCCAGCGGGAGGCGTTTGCTGAAGGGGACGTTCTGTTCGGCAGCAGGGATGCGGCCCGATATCTGTTTATCCTTGCCCGGGGCGAGGTCAGCATCTCCATGGGCGACTCGAAAACGCATGTCTGTACCGTTAATCAGATCGGAGAGGCCTTCGGCTGGGGAAGCCTGATCGAGCGACAAACCTATGGCTGTCGCGCCGTATGCACCACGCCCGGCGTTGTTCTCAAACTGGATCGCGATCGACTGCTGAAGCTGCTGGACAGCGACATGGAAAGCGGCTATCTGTTTTTCAAGCAATTGTCCCGGTCCCTTGGCGAACGGATGATAAAGGCCTATCGCCGGGTGGCCGGCGACCAATGA
- a CDS encoding Crp/Fnr family transcriptional regulator has product MSNPEIQKTLQACEFLKNITPEHLTTISEFGSLEAYKAGDYIFQQGDFGEDLYIIVDGYVFLERAMDIGKHKGSVVIDALGKGRTLGCWSTLLGEPHVLMSSANCQKDSTVVRLKGSLLRKCMEEDTPFGFFMLEQLCFLLRERIQAAYGAMDKI; this is encoded by the coding sequence ATGTCAAACCCTGAGATTCAAAAGACTCTTCAGGCATGCGAGTTCTTGAAAAACATTACCCCTGAACATCTTACCACCATTTCGGAATTCGGCAGTCTCGAAGCGTACAAAGCAGGGGACTACATTTTTCAGCAGGGCGATTTTGGCGAAGACCTTTATATCATCGTCGACGGCTACGTGTTTTTGGAGCGCGCCATGGATATCGGCAAGCATAAGGGTTCGGTAGTGATCGATGCCCTGGGAAAAGGCCGAACGTTAGGGTGCTGGTCGACGCTGCTTGGTGAGCCCCATGTTCTCATGTCCTCGGCAAACTGTCAGAAAGATTCGACCGTGGTTCGCCTAAAGGGAAGCCTGTTGAGAAAGTGCATGGAGGAGGATACCCCATTCGGTTTCTTCATGCTCGAGCAACTCTGTTTTCTCTTGCGTGAGCGGATTCAGGCTGCTTATGGTGCTATGGATAAAATTTAA
- a CDS encoding transposase has product MFILHDILEKLKNEFPQSRKGQECGIWFTYTIMAIIVPFASSRTSCILRCLRSLFGFTGIRRKRFYTFMASPKIPWKRLWQTLWKMIPQPLTGGRLLLALDDYVNPKTGKKIFGCEKIFDHAAKQNQSKYPWAQNVVTVGLLKIVKGRWACLPLSYRFYHLKKSIARMHRQGGPKLAFTSKMAMAVDMITDVAGVFGRKRIIVTTDSWFGNNGLWKPLHDRLGIWIDMISRLRSNSNLFDLPGPHVSSRVGRPRKYGRKLGNAASMAAYYRSLAQEYTVNLYGRDRTILAYERVVMLKTMRCAVKVVWVYRQTQWVAFFSTDMSLSVRQIVEYYGARWKIEALFKELKRDIGSAETQTRHPQAVGNHLHFCMLATTVAWIYASRAEKTPTRRHAVDGRSHFAFSDVRRSIAKAAMDDNFRRLFPGPRISVINSLVDVLLHMAA; this is encoded by the coding sequence ATGTTCATCCTACACGACATTCTCGAAAAACTCAAAAACGAATTCCCGCAGTCTCGAAAAGGTCAAGAGTGCGGAATCTGGTTCACCTATACGATCATGGCGATCATCGTGCCTTTCGCCTCGTCCAGGACATCGTGCATCCTCCGGTGTCTCAGATCCCTGTTCGGCTTTACCGGGATACGGCGAAAACGATTCTACACGTTCATGGCATCTCCAAAGATACCATGGAAACGATTGTGGCAGACGCTGTGGAAAATGATTCCCCAACCACTGACCGGCGGGCGGCTGTTGCTGGCACTGGATGACTATGTCAACCCCAAAACGGGCAAGAAAATCTTCGGATGCGAAAAGATATTCGATCATGCTGCCAAACAGAATCAGTCGAAATATCCGTGGGCACAGAATGTCGTTACCGTGGGACTGCTGAAGATCGTCAAGGGACGATGGGCGTGCCTGCCCTTGAGCTACCGCTTCTATCACCTGAAAAAGAGCATTGCCCGCATGCATCGCCAAGGCGGGCCGAAATTGGCGTTTACCAGCAAGATGGCCATGGCTGTCGACATGATCACAGATGTTGCCGGGGTCTTTGGTCGAAAGCGGATCATCGTCACCACCGATTCCTGGTTCGGTAACAATGGCTTGTGGAAGCCGCTGCATGATCGACTGGGAATATGGATTGACATGATTTCCCGGCTCAGATCGAACAGCAATCTGTTCGATCTGCCCGGTCCGCATGTCAGCAGTCGGGTGGGGCGGCCCCGAAAATACGGCCGGAAATTGGGCAATGCGGCGTCGATGGCTGCGTATTACAGATCTCTGGCACAGGAATACACCGTCAATTTGTATGGCCGCGACAGGACCATCTTGGCCTATGAGCGTGTGGTCATGCTCAAAACGATGCGCTGTGCCGTCAAAGTGGTTTGGGTTTATCGACAAACCCAGTGGGTGGCTTTTTTCTCAACCGACATGTCCCTGTCCGTTCGACAGATCGTTGAGTATTATGGTGCCCGCTGGAAAATCGAAGCCCTGTTCAAAGAACTGAAACGCGACATCGGCAGTGCCGAAACGCAAACCCGTCATCCGCAGGCGGTCGGCAACCACCTGCACTTTTGCATGTTGGCGACCACCGTCGCCTGGATCTATGCAAGTCGGGCCGAGAAGACACCAACCCGTCGGCATGCAGTTGATGGCCGGAGCCATTTTGCCTTCTCGGACGTTCGCCGATCGATAGCCAAAGCCGCCATGGACGATAATTTTCGTAGGCTTTTCCCTGGCCCACGTATATCCGTCATAAATTCACTGGTGGACGTACTGCTGCACATGGCGGCGTGA
- the nuoE gene encoding NADH-quinone oxidoreductase subunit NuoE has product MTTNHTLTDEDRANLQSLQAQIETSPGGRGQLIPLLQKAQKTLSYLPDEALALVADHLKITRSEVYGVASFYNQFRFNPPGRNPVKVCMGTACHVRGGEIILENFERKLEIKEGETTEDREFSIERVACVGCCALAPVALVGETLHGHMAPSKVEGLVLRVRVEKEKAEREAAKL; this is encoded by the coding sequence ATGACGACAAACCATACGCTTACAGATGAAGATCGGGCCAATCTTCAATCCCTCCAGGCGCAAATCGAAACCTCGCCCGGCGGCCGCGGTCAGCTCATTCCCCTGCTGCAAAAAGCCCAGAAAACCCTGAGCTACCTGCCCGACGAGGCGCTTGCCCTGGTGGCCGACCATCTAAAGATCACCCGCTCCGAAGTATACGGGGTGGCTTCTTTTTACAACCAGTTTCGCTTCAACCCGCCGGGGCGCAACCCGGTGAAGGTATGCATGGGAACGGCCTGCCATGTGCGCGGCGGAGAGATTATCCTGGAGAATTTCGAACGCAAGCTGGAGATCAAGGAGGGCGAAACCACCGAAGACCGGGAGTTCAGCATCGAGCGCGTGGCCTGCGTGGGCTGCTGCGCCCTGGCTCCGGTGGCCCTTGTGGGAGAGACTCTTCATGGCCACATGGCTCCCAGCAAGGTGGAGGGACTGGTGCTGCGGGTTCGGGTGGAGAAAGAAAAGGCCGAAAGGGAGGCTGCCAAGTTGTGA